The following coding sequences lie in one Chloroflexota bacterium genomic window:
- the thrC gene encoding threonine synthase — protein MERIRGLKCRECGERYPVQPTHVCSFCFGPLEVEYDYDAIREITSREKIAQGPISLWRYKDLLPVEHGEDLNWRVGFTPLQLAPNLGKALGLKELYVKNDSVNPTFSFKDRVVSVAVAKAKEFGFDTFACASTGNLASATAAAGVRNGLRTYVFLPHTVEHGKVVNAAVYGATLVSVEGTYDELNRLCSELADRYSWAFVNINIRPFYSEGSKTLAFEVVEQLGWRVPDHIVAPIASGSLYTKVHKGLNELYKVGLLEGTPHTRISGAQGEGCSPVAEAYAANTTAIRPVKLPTTIAHSLAIGNPADGYHAVKIAQDTGGVIESVTDEEVVKAIQLLASTEGVFTEPAGGVTIATLKKLAESGQIAPDEVTVAYVTGNGLKAQEAVSDSLDLTIRVAPHVESFEAAVRGLERTPVTV, from the coding sequence ATCGAACGCATACGCGGACTGAAGTGTCGGGAGTGCGGGGAGCGCTATCCCGTACAGCCGACGCATGTTTGTTCCTTCTGTTTCGGCCCGCTGGAAGTCGAGTACGACTACGACGCCATTCGCGAGATCACCAGCCGCGAGAAGATCGCGCAGGGGCCAATTTCGCTGTGGCGCTATAAGGACCTGCTGCCCGTGGAACACGGCGAAGACCTCAATTGGCGGGTGGGGTTTACCCCCTTGCAGCTTGCGCCCAACCTGGGCAAGGCTCTGGGCCTGAAGGAGCTCTACGTCAAGAACGACAGCGTGAACCCGACCTTTTCGTTCAAAGACCGCGTGGTCTCGGTGGCGGTAGCCAAGGCCAAGGAGTTTGGGTTTGATACGTTCGCCTGCGCTTCCACCGGCAACCTGGCGAGCGCGACGGCTGCTGCCGGTGTACGCAACGGCCTGCGCACGTATGTCTTCTTGCCCCACACCGTGGAGCACGGCAAGGTGGTGAACGCGGCAGTGTATGGCGCGACCTTGGTTTCGGTGGAAGGCACCTACGACGAACTGAACCGCCTTTGCAGCGAACTTGCCGACCGCTACTCCTGGGCGTTTGTCAACATCAACATCCGCCCCTTCTACTCGGAAGGCTCTAAAACGCTGGCATTTGAGGTGGTGGAGCAACTGGGCTGGCGCGTGCCGGACCATATTGTGGCGCCCATCGCTTCGGGCTCGCTCTATACCAAAGTCCATAAGGGGTTGAACGAACTGTACAAGGTGGGTCTGCTGGAAGGCACGCCGCATACGCGCATTTCCGGCGCGCAGGGCGAGGGGTGCAGTCCGGTGGCGGAAGCCTATGCCGCCAATACCACTGCCATCCGACCCGTGAAGCTGCCGACCACGATTGCCCATTCGCTGGCCATCGGCAATCCCGCCGACGGTTACCACGCCGTGAAGATCGCGCAGGATACCGGCGGCGTCATTGAATCCGTCACCGACGAAGAGGTGGTGAAGGCGATCCAACTGCTCGCCTCGACGGAAGGCGTCTTCACCGAGCCCGCGGGCGGGGTGACCATCGCCACCCTGAAGAAGCTGGCCGAAAGCGGCCAGATCGCGCCGGACGAGGTCACGGTGGCGTACGTCACCGGCAACGGTCTCAAGGCCCAGGAGGCGGTCTCGGATTCCCTCGACTTGACGATACGGGTTGCGCCCCACGTAGAATCATTTGAAGCAGCGGTGCGCGGTCTGGAACGCACACCCGTTACCGTGTAA
- a CDS encoding MoaD family protein has protein sequence MANAVKIPTPLRPLAGGKAEVTVEGASNIEDLITKLDEAHDGFKARMCDEDGELRRFINIYVRGEDIRFMDGLATALSDGDEVSIVPAVSGGTG, from the coding sequence ATGGCAAATGCCGTAAAGATTCCCACCCCGCTCCGTCCCCTGGCCGGCGGCAAGGCCGAGGTCACCGTGGAGGGCGCAAGCAACATCGAAGATCTCATTACCAAGCTGGACGAGGCCCACGACGGTTTCAAGGCACGCATGTGCGACGAGGACGGCGAACTGCGCCGCTTCATCAACATCTACGTGCGCGGTGAGGACATTCGCTTCATGGACGGCCTGGCAACTGCACTCAGCGACGGCGATGAGGTCTCCATCGTCCCCGCCGTCTCCGGCGGCACGGGCTGA
- a CDS encoding sugar phosphate isomerase/epimerase, producing the protein MPSKVAAQMYTVRDHTKTRSELAESLRKISQMGYEAAQFSAVGALENDNPEITVQEAKQMLDDVGIRCIATHRSWDDLANNTQSEIDFHGVLECNYVAIGGIPQPYRSQGEQGYRDFLEAARPVIQKLKAAGLTFGYHNHAHEFERYAPGPKTLIDIFLEEGGPDFTLEFDVYWVAHAGANPARLLTQAAGRVPVIHAKDKEVDAKEGPVMCPVGEGNLDWDGIIAAGNKAGVEWYAVEQDTCRRDPFDCLRSSLEFLTSKGV; encoded by the coding sequence ATGCCGAGCAAAGTGGCAGCGCAGATGTACACCGTGCGGGACCACACCAAGACGCGCAGCGAATTGGCCGAATCACTTCGAAAGATTAGCCAAATGGGCTACGAGGCGGCGCAGTTTTCCGCCGTTGGCGCGCTGGAGAACGACAATCCTGAGATTACCGTGCAAGAAGCAAAGCAGATGCTGGACGATGTCGGCATCCGCTGTATTGCCACGCACCGCAGTTGGGACGACTTGGCCAACAATACCCAGTCCGAGATTGACTTTCATGGTGTGCTGGAATGCAATTACGTGGCAATTGGCGGCATCCCTCAGCCGTACCGCAGTCAGGGCGAGCAGGGCTACCGCGACTTCCTGGAGGCGGCGCGGCCGGTCATCCAAAAGCTAAAGGCCGCCGGCTTGACCTTCGGCTACCACAACCACGCCCATGAGTTCGAACGCTACGCGCCCGGCCCGAAGACTCTGATCGACATCTTCCTAGAGGAAGGCGGGCCGGACTTCACGCTGGAATTTGACGTCTACTGGGTCGCCCATGCCGGAGCAAACCCGGCGCGCCTCCTTACTCAAGCGGCCGGTCGGGTGCCGGTGATCCATGCTAAGGATAAGGAAGTGGACGCCAAAGAAGGCCCGGTAATGTGCCCGGTGGGTGAAGGCAATCTGGACTGGGACGGCATCATCGCGGCGGGAAACAAGGCAGGCGTGGAGTGGTACGCCGTGGAGCAGGACACGTGCCGGCGCGATCCCTTCGACTGCCTGCGGTCAAGTCTGGAGTTCTTGACGTCAAAGGGCGTGTGA
- a CDS encoding cyclic-di-AMP receptor has protein sequence MQQQPQKPAVDKLIIAVVRNDDANTIVDELVKRSIGNTRINTAGGVLRRGNVTLLVGVPASQVDETLEVIRENVSGQPLTGKGQTGENRGVAFVVDAGRYVRV, from the coding sequence ATGCAACAACAACCACAAAAACCGGCAGTAGACAAACTCATTATCGCCGTCGTGCGCAACGATGATGCCAACACGATCGTGGACGAACTCGTGAAGCGGAGCATAGGCAATACGCGCATAAATACGGCCGGAGGCGTCCTGCGGCGCGGCAACGTAACCCTGCTTGTCGGTGTGCCGGCCAGTCAAGTCGATGAAACTCTTGAGGTAATTCGCGAGAACGTGAGTGGCCAACCTCTTACGGGCAAGGGCCAGACCGGCGAGAATCGCGGCGTCGCCTTTGTCGTTGACGCCGGCCGCTACGTGCGGGTGTAG
- a CDS encoding homocysteine S-methyltransferase family protein — MKADFLERLAQGPLLGDGAYYLELERRVIGSYASHIPMAVLDYPEAVLEMHREFARAGAELLQAMSWGVRPFGREKELHKVAVELAREAAGPDRYVAGTISQFIYSGSSKWEPLNADDRKRAQDFFARRVSEQMDSEVDVFIVETFYSVEEASIAIPFVKEAGVPAVVTLTFRDSEFTRDGYDPVEAAKRLVDNGADVVGLNCMRPWQTMNDMARRIRNAVSVPVCVQPTAYQLEPGEVFNQAISRAGLYPSVEPRVLSRFVMAEYAKEAEGIGIEFIGACCGALPYHVRAMAEALGKPVGLPDAKRGYQVS, encoded by the coding sequence GTGAAAGCAGACTTTCTCGAACGTCTTGCGCAGGGGCCGCTGCTGGGCGACGGCGCATACTACCTTGAACTCGAGCGCAGAGTAATAGGCAGCTATGCCTCACACATCCCGATGGCGGTGTTGGACTATCCGGAAGCCGTATTAGAGATGCACCGCGAATTCGCCCGGGCGGGGGCGGAGCTCCTGCAGGCCATGTCTTGGGGAGTACGGCCCTTTGGGCGGGAGAAGGAACTTCACAAGGTGGCCGTGGAACTGGCGCGGGAGGCCGCCGGACCGGACCGCTACGTGGCCGGCACCATCAGCCAGTTCATCTACTCCGGCTCTTCCAAATGGGAGCCGCTGAATGCCGACGACCGCAAGCGGGCGCAAGATTTCTTCGCGCGGCGGGTCTCGGAGCAGATGGACTCCGAAGTGGACGTCTTCATCGTTGAGACGTTCTATTCCGTGGAGGAGGCGAGCATCGCGATTCCCTTCGTCAAGGAAGCGGGCGTGCCCGCCGTGGTCACCCTGACCTTCCGCGACAGCGAATTTACCCGCGACGGCTACGATCCGGTGGAGGCGGCCAAGCGCCTCGTGGACAATGGCGCCGACGTGGTGGGCCTCAATTGCATGCGCCCTTGGCAGACGATGAACGACATGGCACGGCGCATTCGCAATGCGGTGTCAGTGCCCGTCTGCGTACAACCTACCGCCTATCAGTTGGAACCCGGCGAGGTTTTCAACCAGGCGATTAGCCGCGCCGGCCTGTACCCCAGCGTCGAACCCCGCGTGCTGAGCCGCTTCGTCATGGCCGAGTACGCCAAGGAAGCGGAAGGCATCGGCATCGAGTTCATCGGCGCGTGCTGCGGCGCGCTGCCCTACCACGTGCGCGCCATGGCGGAAGCCCTCGGCAAGCCGGTGGGCTTGCCCGATGCCAAGCGCGGCTACCAGGTGAGCTAG
- a CDS encoding extracellular solute-binding protein produces MSDRDRLQLTRRGILAGIGVTGVGTFLAACGQVSMAEPEAADEEMAEEAKPKAEEVAAEKEPVHIRYGTWLNARQLENYPDTLVAPFEETHPGITVEVIHNMHAYQESFRTAFAAGEQPDAAWEADNATYLLGYFVDLADYIKRDNFDLSHYPQHIFNSISRIRNEINSLPNQTGGNMMALPYNREIIEKAGLNEPSATWGDPEWNWDAYIDMAKKTTVTEGGNIATMGASNMGTGALVGNLPFLWGGQWVSDDRRTAVCDSPETMACYSDYFSMVHEHGAMLKPGQGADLFGEGSIVNLFYQGKLAFLNTLSSGTFGDMMQRIRDEDLPIDFAPLPTVETTASFQWTDANGVVTNADHPEEAWQYVAWQGSTLNWAAGKGTIPMRADLMEQWANETFPDLKDKVRLDVIVNVLDHPGGYDPGWVVPNFAFSGSAEVKEWLNNVYGGTAGVEEGLLALKPQIQAILDDTEEKYKG; encoded by the coding sequence ATGTCTGACCGTGACAGATTGCAATTGACCCGACGCGGAATTCTCGCCGGTATTGGCGTAACCGGCGTCGGCACATTCCTTGCCGCTTGCGGGCAGGTGTCTATGGCGGAGCCCGAAGCCGCTGACGAGGAGATGGCAGAAGAGGCCAAGCCCAAGGCGGAAGAGGTCGCTGCCGAGAAGGAGCCGGTACACATCCGCTACGGCACCTGGCTCAATGCCCGCCAGCTCGAGAACTACCCGGACACCCTGGTTGCGCCGTTCGAAGAGACGCACCCCGGCATTACCGTGGAAGTCATCCACAATATGCACGCCTACCAGGAGTCGTTTCGGACGGCGTTTGCGGCCGGTGAGCAGCCGGATGCTGCCTGGGAAGCGGACAACGCGACATATCTGCTTGGGTACTTTGTCGATCTCGCCGACTATATCAAGCGCGACAACTTCGACCTGAGCCACTATCCCCAGCACATCTTCAACTCCATCAGCCGCATCCGCAACGAAATCAACAGTCTCCCCAACCAGACCGGCGGCAACATGATGGCGCTGCCGTACAACCGGGAAATCATCGAGAAGGCCGGCCTCAATGAGCCGTCCGCCACCTGGGGCGACCCGGAGTGGAATTGGGATGCCTATATCGACATGGCGAAGAAGACTACCGTCACCGAGGGCGGCAACATTGCGACCATGGGCGCCTCCAACATGGGCACCGGCGCGCTGGTGGGCAACCTGCCCTTCCTGTGGGGCGGCCAGTGGGTTTCCGACGACCGCCGCACCGCCGTGTGCGACAGCCCGGAGACGATGGCGTGCTACAGTGATTACTTCTCGATGGTGCACGAGCACGGCGCCATGCTGAAGCCGGGCCAGGGCGCGGACCTATTCGGCGAAGGCAGCATCGTCAATCTCTTCTACCAGGGTAAGCTGGCGTTTCTGAACACGCTTTCCAGCGGCACGTTTGGCGACATGATGCAGCGCATCCGTGACGAAGACCTGCCCATCGACTTCGCGCCCTTGCCGACGGTGGAGACCACGGCCTCGTTCCAATGGACGGACGCCAACGGCGTTGTGACCAATGCGGACCACCCCGAGGAAGCGTGGCAGTACGTGGCCTGGCAGGGCAGCACCTTGAACTGGGCCGCGGGCAAAGGCACGATCCCCATGCGCGCCGACCTCATGGAGCAGTGGGCCAACGAGACCTTCCCAGACCTGAAGGATAAGGTCCGGCTGGATGTTATTGTCAACGTCCTCGACCACCCCGGCGGTTACGACCCCGGCTGGGTGGTGCCGAACTTCGCTTTCAGCGGTTCCGCGGAGGTGAAAGAGTGGCTCAATAATGTCTACGGCGGTACCGCTGGCGTAGAAGAGGGCCTGCTGGCGTTGAAGCCGCAGATTCAGGCCATCCTCGACGACACGGAGGAGAAGTACAAGGGGTAG
- a CDS encoding aminotransferase class V-fold PLP-dependent enzyme, with the protein MSRYHERYGLTPIINTAGTQTTLGASAVPPEVVERVVEAAPEFARMTELLAAADAAIAHATGAEAGTVTHCAASAITVLCAGAMTGTHLGKVLALPDTSRMENEVIIQKRHTVGFGAPVTQMVHLSGAKAVEFGEANRALPEQMEYAITDHTAAALYVVSHMTATSGALSLPAFAEIAHRHNIPVIVDAAAGALFAHRLLDEGADAVCFSGHKHLCGFTSGVIAGKRSIVEAAAMNGKGIGRAMKPSKEGVVSVIERMEWLADLDYATWEAEQNAKVDVMVAALQDIPGANVFAERDVTGNPQTRTKIVVDPAVAGMDAVAVCQALEAGSPPIYTRDHYAEEGFLFIDPITLRPEDVPTVIARLQEVLQPVGATAR; encoded by the coding sequence ATGTCCAGGTACCACGAACGCTACGGCTTAACGCCAATTATCAACACCGCCGGTACCCAGACAACCCTGGGCGCGTCCGCGGTGCCGCCGGAAGTGGTGGAACGGGTGGTCGAAGCCGCGCCTGAGTTCGCGCGCATGACGGAGTTGCTGGCGGCTGCCGACGCGGCGATTGCCCATGCTACCGGCGCGGAAGCGGGCACGGTGACACACTGCGCGGCATCGGCCATCACCGTGCTCTGCGCGGGAGCCATGACGGGCACGCACTTGGGCAAAGTGCTGGCTTTGCCCGATACCAGCCGCATGGAGAACGAGGTCATCATTCAGAAACGGCACACGGTTGGGTTTGGCGCGCCGGTAACGCAGATGGTCCACCTCAGCGGCGCCAAGGCCGTGGAGTTTGGCGAGGCCAACCGCGCGCTGCCCGAACAAATGGAGTACGCTATCACGGATCACACCGCTGCGGCTCTCTACGTCGTTTCCCACATGACCGCCACCAGCGGGGCGCTCTCGCTGCCGGCTTTTGCCGAGATTGCCCACCGCCACAACATTCCCGTAATTGTTGACGCCGCCGCCGGCGCGCTGTTCGCGCACCGCTTGCTTGACGAAGGCGCGGACGCCGTCTGCTTTAGCGGTCACAAGCACCTCTGCGGCTTTACCTCAGGCGTGATCGCCGGCAAGCGCTCTATCGTGGAAGCCGCAGCAATGAACGGCAAGGGCATCGGCCGCGCCATGAAACCGTCGAAAGAGGGTGTGGTAAGCGTCATCGAGCGCATGGAATGGCTCGCCGACCTTGACTACGCCACCTGGGAAGCCGAGCAGAACGCCAAAGTTGACGTGATGGTGGCGGCGCTGCAGGACATCCCCGGCGCCAACGTCTTTGCCGAGCGGGACGTCACCGGCAATCCGCAGACCCGCACCAAGATCGTGGTCGATCCGGCGGTCGCGGGTATGGATGCCGTGGCCGTGTGCCAGGCGCTGGAAGCCGGCAGCCCGCCCATTTACACCCGCGACCACTACGCCGAGGAAGGATTCCTCTTCATCGATCCCATTACGCTGCGTCCTGAGGACGTGCCCACAGTGATCGCCCGCCTCCAGGAGGTGCTGCAACCGGTCGGCGCAACCGCGCGGTGA
- a CDS encoding sugar phosphate isomerase/epimerase has protein sequence MRAKLLFGAALRRGGQHGTIAARNHTSANKDGYAMAFRYAFCNEAFEDWEFGRICDYLAEHGYQGVEAAPFTFEQSVFDITPEQRTGAREAAANAGLEIVGLHWLLVGPDGLHLTHPDQAVRQRTTDYLRGLIALGHDMNAPYLVFGSPNQRNLPEGVSYEQGMACATEVFQSVCDEAQQAGTVIAIEPLAPPLCQFITTAAEGAELVRRVNHPAFKLHLDVKAMKTAEAAPSADIIRAHVGEFPHFHANDFNLKAPSFGDTDFIPIMQALHDTGYDGYVSIEIFEFEPHASVQAREGIRYLRECAAQVENS, from the coding sequence ATGCGCGCGAAATTACTCTTCGGCGCTGCCCTGCGGCGCGGCGGGCAACATGGTACCATTGCGGCCAGAAACCATACGTCGGCTAATAAGGATGGGTATGCTATGGCGTTCCGGTATGCGTTCTGCAATGAAGCCTTTGAGGACTGGGAATTCGGGCGAATCTGTGACTACCTGGCGGAGCATGGGTATCAGGGGGTCGAAGCTGCGCCGTTTACGTTTGAACAGTCAGTCTTCGACATTACCCCGGAACAACGGACGGGCGCCCGGGAGGCCGCGGCAAACGCCGGGCTTGAGATCGTGGGTCTGCACTGGCTGCTCGTTGGGCCGGACGGTCTGCATCTCACGCACCCCGACCAGGCGGTCCGGCAGCGCACGACTGACTACCTGCGGGGGCTGATCGCTCTCGGCCACGACATGAACGCGCCGTACCTAGTCTTCGGCTCGCCCAACCAGCGCAACTTGCCGGAGGGCGTGAGCTACGAGCAGGGCATGGCGTGTGCCACGGAAGTCTTCCAAAGCGTCTGCGACGAGGCGCAACAGGCCGGTACCGTGATTGCTATCGAGCCGCTGGCGCCGCCGCTGTGCCAGTTCATCACCACCGCGGCGGAAGGCGCGGAACTGGTGCGCCGCGTCAACCATCCCGCATTCAAGCTGCATCTCGACGTGAAAGCGATGAAGACGGCGGAAGCTGCGCCATCTGCCGACATCATCCGCGCGCACGTGGGAGAATTCCCTCACTTTCACGCCAATGACTTCAATCTGAAAGCGCCCAGCTTCGGCGATACCGACTTCATTCCCATCATGCAAGCGTTGCACGATACCGGCTACGACGGCTACGTCTCAATCGAAATCTTCGAGTTCGAGCCGCACGCCTCCGTGCAAGCGCGCGAAGGCATTCGCTACTTGCGAGAATGCGCGGCGCAGGTCGAGAATTCCTAA
- a CDS encoding FxLYD domain-containing protein: MNGKKLTKKTLLIGPLLAALIGGGTLVGCGPISGVLDGQGSGSATVSQEASEGSGGESGGEHSGGEGTEGQGGEGAGGGEEATANQLAADETFDMVRNGARLILSYDAGSNAFTGTVENTTNNVLRQVRIEVHLSNGAELGPTTPIDLAPGGKVDVNLPSTAAAFTTWVAHAEVGSGGEGSQSGGEGSGGESGPDGPEGKESGNEAAMEAAMSSPVTPLDQTWEGVLGGLAVSARYDAATRTIHYTVQNTLQEVLCYVQSEPHLKSGTQTVGELGPDMLGHLSPGQQATSSIAVSSEPQLAGVAFDGYVIHMEVFDCGGTGPAPHTGGEGAEGSGGEGSGGEGHGSGGEGSGSEGSEGSGGGEEATANQLAPDETFDMVRSGARLILSYDAGSNAFKGTVENTTNNILRQVRIEVHLSNGAELGPTTPVDLAPGEKLDVNLPSTAAAFTGWVAHAEVGSGGGESSGEHGGSGGGGESGGEHGSGGEQSGGG, translated from the coding sequence ATGAATGGCAAGAAGCTGACGAAGAAGACATTGCTGATTGGGCCGCTTTTGGCGGCCCTAATCGGCGGGGGGACGCTGGTCGGCTGTGGGCCCATCTCCGGGGTTCTCGACGGCCAAGGTTCCGGCAGCGCAACGGTAAGCCAGGAGGCCTCCGAAGGGAGCGGCGGCGAATCCGGTGGTGAGCATAGCGGCGGAGAAGGCACTGAAGGCCAAGGTGGCGAAGGCGCCGGCGGCGGTGAAGAAGCCACAGCCAACCAACTGGCGGCGGATGAGACCTTCGACATGGTGCGCAACGGCGCCCGGCTGATCTTGAGCTACGACGCCGGCAGCAATGCTTTCACGGGCACCGTGGAGAACACGACCAACAACGTCTTGCGCCAGGTGCGGATTGAAGTGCACCTCTCGAACGGGGCGGAGTTGGGTCCGACAACCCCGATCGATCTGGCTCCTGGCGGGAAGGTTGACGTCAATCTACCCTCGACGGCCGCAGCGTTCACGACCTGGGTGGCCCATGCCGAGGTTGGCAGCGGCGGCGAGGGCAGCCAGTCCGGTGGTGAAGGCAGCGGCGGCGAGAGTGGACCGGATGGTCCCGAAGGCAAAGAGAGCGGCAATGAAGCCGCGATGGAAGCTGCCATGTCCAGCCCCGTCACGCCACTCGATCAGACGTGGGAAGGTGTTCTCGGTGGGCTAGCGGTTTCCGCGCGGTACGATGCGGCAACCCGGACTATCCACTACACGGTGCAGAACACACTTCAGGAGGTGCTCTGCTACGTGCAGTCCGAGCCTCACCTGAAGTCAGGGACGCAGACCGTAGGGGAACTTGGCCCCGACATGCTGGGGCACCTGAGCCCCGGACAGCAAGCAACGTCTAGCATTGCAGTCTCGAGTGAACCGCAGCTCGCAGGAGTTGCCTTCGACGGCTACGTCATTCACATGGAAGTGTTCGACTGTGGCGGTACGGGTCCTGCGCCTCACACCGGAGGCGAAGGCGCTGAAGGCAGCGGTGGCGAAGGCTCCGGCGGCGAGGGACATGGTTCCGGCGGCGAAGGTTCTGGTAGCGAAGGCAGCGAAGGCTCTGGCGGCGGTGAAGAAGCCACTGCCAACCAACTGGCGCCGGACGAGACCTTCGACATGGTGCGCAGCGGCGCCCGGCTGATCTTGAGCTACGACGCTGGCAGCAATGCCTTCAAGGGCACTGTGGAGAACACGACCAACAACATCTTGCGCCAGGTGCGGATTGAAGTGCATCTCTCGAACGGGGCAGAGCTTGGTCCGACCACTCCGGTGGATCTGGCTCCCGGCGAGAAGCTAGATGTCAATCTGCCCTCCACGGCCGCAGCGTTCACCGGCTGGGTGGCCCATGCCGAGGTTGGCAGCGGCGGCGGTGAGAGCAGTGGTGAGCATGGCGGCAGTGGTGGCGGTGGCGAGTCCGGCGGCGAACACGGCTCCGGCGGTGAGCAGAGTGGCGGCGGCTAG
- a CDS encoding response regulator transcription factor, protein MRGTVLIVEDDTRIANWVKVYFERAGFSAEVTHDGESGLALARNLIPDLIILDLMLPRLDGVELCKILRRESDVPIIMLTAREAPAERIGGLDSGADDYIVKPFDPEEVIARADAVLRRVKGKVQQVLTRGAITLNETDRSVTVSGEPVTLSQAQIALLATFMRHPNQVLSRDQLIELAFSDEFDGFDRAIDNQVARLRKQINRNGRQPIQTVYGAGYRFVAEDA, encoded by the coding sequence ATGCGCGGCACAGTACTGATAGTCGAAGACGATACCAGAATCGCAAATTGGGTCAAAGTGTATTTCGAGCGTGCCGGTTTCTCCGCTGAGGTTACGCACGATGGCGAATCCGGTCTGGCGCTGGCCCGGAATCTGATCCCGGACCTGATAATCCTCGATCTCATGCTTCCCCGGCTCGACGGTGTGGAACTGTGCAAGATCCTACGTCGCGAATCGGATGTTCCCATCATCATGTTGACCGCCAGAGAAGCTCCTGCCGAGCGCATCGGCGGACTGGATAGCGGCGCTGACGATTACATCGTCAAGCCCTTCGATCCGGAGGAAGTGATTGCGCGCGCCGACGCCGTGCTGCGTCGCGTCAAGGGCAAAGTCCAGCAGGTTCTCACACGCGGCGCTATTACGCTCAATGAGACCGACCGGAGCGTGACGGTCAGTGGAGAACCGGTGACGCTGAGCCAGGCGCAAATCGCTCTGCTCGCAACGTTCATGCGCCATCCCAACCAGGTGCTCAGCCGCGATCAACTCATCGAGTTGGCCTTCAGTGACGAATTCGATGGATTCGACCGCGCCATCGACAACCAGGTCGCCCGCCTGCGCAAGCAGATCAACCGCAATGGCAGACAGCCCATTCAGACGGTTTACGGCGCCGGCTATCGGTTCGTGGCGGAGGATGCATAA
- a CDS encoding ATP-binding protein yields the protein MPLRWRIMGATVLVVVLTVLISVSVGYYATQSRLGVFVDRIGGDEATQLARNLSREYTAAGGWETVDRVLSEAGFIYTGGRESEGHGQEESSELFHRDQVRVVIVGSDGRVVKDNLSDLSPGTVAPDLGGHRETVFDLTANRPVGHVYVDVNQELLATESLGFLNTLLYITLIGGTVTAAVALLLAAWLSKRITAPVTALTEATQAIAQGDTTQLPVTSSDELGRMSTAFNRMITTLETQRELRRRLINDVSHELNTPLSVIQLEAQGLRDGLQTPEDASDHIIQEVSRLRGLVTDLNWLAETDYGELRLTLEASSVTELLTAEADRWQPQCQAKQIALSLHASADLPDVNLDRMRMSQALGNVISNAINATEAGGNIVIRAGLEGDPAAGAEAAEALAISITDDGIGIDVADLPHVFDRFYRTDQSRSRGIGGTGLGLAITQAIVAAHGGTVDVASDGLEQGVTVTMRLPLIV from the coding sequence ATGCCGTTACGCTGGCGCATCATGGGCGCGACCGTCCTTGTCGTCGTCCTCACCGTCTTGATCAGTGTTAGCGTGGGCTATTACGCGACGCAGTCCCGCCTGGGTGTGTTCGTGGATAGGATAGGCGGTGACGAGGCGACCCAGTTAGCTCGGAATCTGAGCCGGGAGTATACCGCTGCCGGTGGGTGGGAAACCGTGGACAGAGTACTGTCCGAGGCCGGGTTCATCTACACCGGAGGCCGGGAGAGTGAGGGGCACGGGCAAGAGGAGTCCTCGGAACTTTTCCACAGAGACCAGGTACGCGTGGTCATCGTCGGCAGCGATGGACGTGTGGTGAAGGACAATTTGTCCGACCTGTCACCTGGGACCGTGGCTCCCGATCTGGGCGGGCATCGCGAGACGGTGTTCGATCTTACTGCGAACCGGCCTGTAGGCCACGTCTACGTGGACGTGAACCAGGAGTTGCTCGCCACCGAGTCGCTTGGGTTTCTCAACACGCTCCTGTACATCACCCTGATAGGCGGCACAGTGACGGCCGCCGTCGCCTTGCTGCTGGCCGCCTGGCTATCCAAGCGGATCACGGCGCCGGTGACGGCCCTGACCGAGGCAACTCAGGCAATCGCCCAGGGGGATACGACCCAACTGCCTGTCACATCCTCGGACGAATTGGGCCGGATGAGCACGGCATTCAACCGGATGATCACCACCTTGGAAACCCAGCGCGAACTGCGTAGGAGGCTCATAAACGATGTCTCTCATGAGCTGAATACGCCGCTGAGCGTCATACAACTGGAAGCGCAAGGGCTACGCGACGGACTGCAGACGCCTGAGGACGCCTCCGACCACATCATCCAGGAAGTGAGCAGGCTGCGCGGTCTCGTAACGGATCTGAACTGGCTTGCGGAGACGGACTACGGTGAGTTGCGGCTCACGCTCGAAGCAAGTTCGGTCACTGAACTGCTCACCGCAGAGGCGGACCGCTGGCAGCCGCAATGCCAGGCGAAACAGATCGCATTGTCGCTACACGCATCCGCTGACCTCCCGGACGTGAACCTCGACCGGATGCGTATGAGCCAGGCATTGGGGAACGTCATAAGCAACGCCATCAATGCAACCGAGGCCGGCGGGAATATCGTTATCAGGGCAGGGCTGGAAGGCGACCCCGCAGCGGGTGCGGAGGCGGCTGAGGCGTTGGCAATCTCGATCACCGATGACGGGATCGGCATCGACGTCGCGGACCTACCCCACGTCTTCGACCGCTTCTACCGCACCGACCAGTCTCGCAGTCGCGGTATAGGCGGCACGGGGCTGGGTTTGGCCATCACCCAAGCTATCGTTGCAGCGCACGGGGGTACAGTTGACGTAGCCAGCGACGGGCTGGAACAAGGCGTCACCGTTACTATGCGGCTTCCCCTGATTGTGTGA